A window from Helicobacter pylori NQ4053 encodes these proteins:
- a CDS encoding urease accessory protein UreD yields MNTYAQESKLRLKTKIGADGRCVIEDNFFTPPFKLMAPFYPKDDLAEIMLLAVSPGLMKGDAQDVQLSIGQNCKLRITSQSFEKIHNTEDGFASRDMCIVVGENAFLDFAPFPLIPFENAHFKGNTTISLCSSSQLLYSEIIVAGRVACNELFKFNRLHTKISILQDEKPIYYDNTILDPKTTDMNNMCMFDGYTHYLNLVLVNCPIELSSVRECIEESEGVDGAVSEIASSHLCLKALAKGSEPLLHLREKIARLVTQTTTQKV; encoded by the coding sequence ATGAACACTTACGCTCAAGAATCCAAGCTCAGGTTAAAAACCAAAATAGGGGCTGACGGGCGGTGCGTGATTGAAGATAATTTTTTCACGCCCCCCTTTAAGCTCATGGCACCCTTTTACCCTAAAGACGATTTAGCTGAAATCATGCTTTTAGCGGTAAGCCCTGGCTTAATGAAAGGCGATGCGCAAGATGTGCAATTGAGTATCGGTCAAAATTGCAAGCTAAGGATCACTTCGCAATCCTTTGAAAAAATCCATAACACTGAAGACGGGTTTGCCAGCAGAGACATGTGCATTGTTGTGGGGGAAAACGCTTTTTTAGATTTTGCGCCTTTCCCGTTAATCCCCTTTGAAAACGCGCATTTTAAGGGCAACACCACGATTTCTTTGTGCTCTAGCTCTCAATTGCTCTATAGTGAAATCATTGTCGCCGGGCGAGTGGCGTGCAATGAGTTGTTTAAATTCAACCGCTTGCACACCAAAATCTCTATTTTACAAGATGAGAAACCCATCTATTATGACAACACGATTTTAGATCCCAAAACCACCGACATGAATAACATGTGCATGTTTGATGGCTATACGCATTATTTGAATTTGGTGCTTGTCAATTGCCCCATAGAGCTCTCTAGTGTGCGAGAATGCATTGAAGAAAGCGAAGGGGTGGATGGGGCCGTGAGTGAAATCGCTAGTTCTCATTTATGCCTGAAAGCTTTGGCGAAAGGCTCAGAACCCTTGTTGCATTTAAGAGAAAAAATCGCTCGCCTGGTTACGCAAACCACCACACAAAAGGTTTGA
- the ureE gene encoding urease accessory protein UreE translates to MIIERLIGNLRDLNPLDFNVDHVDLEWFETRKKIARFKTRQGKDIAIRLKDAPKLGLSQGDILFKEEKEIIAVNILDSEVIHIQAKSVAEVAKICYEIGNRHAALYYGESQFEFKTPFEKPTLALLEKLGVQNRVLSSKLDSKERLTVSMPHSEPNFKVSLASDFKVVVK, encoded by the coding sequence ATGATCATAGAGCGTTTAATAGGCAATCTAAGGGATTTAAACCCCTTGGATTTCAATGTGGATCATGTGGATTTGGAATGGTTTGAAACGAGGAAAAAAATCGCTCGCTTTAAAACCAGGCAAGGCAAAGACATAGCCATACGCCTTAAAGACGCTCCCAAGTTGGGTCTCTCTCAAGGGGATATTTTATTTAAAGAAGAGAAGGAAATTATCGCCGTTAATATCTTGGATTCTGAAGTCATTCACATCCAAGCCAAGAGCGTGGCAGAAGTAGCGAAAATATGCTACGAAATAGGGAACCGCCATGCGGCTTTATACTATGGCGAGTCTCAATTTGAATTTAAAACACCATTTGAAAAGCCCACGCTAGCGTTATTAGAAAAGCTAGGGGTTCAAAATCGTGTTTTAAGTTCAAAACTGGATTCCAAAGAGCGCTTAACCGTGAGCATGCCCCATAGTGAGCCTAATTTTAAGGTTTCACTAGCGAGCGATTTTAAAGTGGTCGTAAAATAG
- a CDS encoding type II restriction endonuclease — protein MNYWTKLSIEYANQRSYLDDLFQVYPTIPEGLREIDSKIWSNVEYHFKRKDNLALITELLNLDLFPIKDSYMAYLKRDKSALERNPRTINRICGRLYEMGLNKIFEKCSEPKETNRQIGPMFKDWINNKSLGVEPVDLNDFIANENDAILKASDNVMAEFAKSHLNYHHHKGLDFVARFNKKYIIGEAKFLTDFGGHQNAQFNDAINTIETPNIKAIKVAILDGVLYIESNNKMRKLLDTTYRNYHIMSALVLREFLYQI, from the coding sequence GTGAATTATTGGACAAAGCTAAGCATAGAATACGCTAATCAACGCTCCTATTTGGATGACTTGTTTCAAGTATATCCTACAATTCCAGAAGGTTTGAGAGAGATTGATTCAAAAATTTGGTCTAATGTTGAATATCATTTTAAACGAAAAGACAATTTAGCCTTAATAACTGAATTGCTTAATTTAGATTTATTCCCTATTAAAGATAGTTATATGGCTTATTTAAAACGGGATAAAAGCGCTTTAGAACGCAATCCAAGAACAATTAATCGTATTTGTGGGAGATTGTATGAAATGGGGCTTAATAAAATTTTTGAAAAATGCAGTGAACCAAAAGAAACAAACCGCCAAATCGGTCCTATGTTTAAAGATTGGATCAATAATAAATCTTTAGGTGTTGAGCCTGTAGATTTAAATGATTTTATAGCGAATGAAAACGATGCCATTTTAAAAGCAAGCGATAATGTCATGGCAGAATTTGCCAAATCTCATTTAAATTATCACCATCATAAAGGGCTAGACTTTGTGGCAAGATTTAACAAAAAATACATTATTGGCGAAGCTAAATTTTTAACTGATTTTGGAGGACACCAAAACGCTCAATTTAACGACGCTATCAACACAATTGAAACGCCCAACATCAAAGCGATTAAAGTAGCTATTTTAGATGGCGTATTATATATTGAAAGCAATAATAAAATGCGTAAATTGCTAGATACTACTTATAGAAACTATCATATTATGAGCGCGTTAGTGCTACGAGAATTTTTATACCAAATTTAA
- the putP gene encoding sodium/proline symporter PutP, producing the protein MGHVVLSTPIITMFVVYSLLMLYIGFYFYKQNETTEDYFLGDRSMGPIISALSAGASDMSGWLLMGLPGALYVGGLINSHIAIGLSLGALINWVFVAKRLRIYTSVIANSITISDYFETRFSDDKHILRLISAFVILIFFIFYISSGLVSGAKLFEATFGIQYTYALSIGTLIIVSYTFLGGYKAVCWTDLIQGLLMMSALIVVPIVMIIHLGGIGEGIKIIREIKPENLSFLQGSSIVAIISSLAWGLGYFGQPHILVRFMSIRSIKDVPKATTIGISWMVISLIGACVMGLLGVAYAHKFDLSLEDPEKIFIVMSQLLFNPWITGILLSAILAAVMSTASSQLLVSSSTIAEDFYATIFNKDAPQKLVMVISRLSVLGVACIAFFISTDRNASILSIVSYAWAGFGASFGSVILFSLFWSRMTRVGAIAGMLSGASTVILYDKFGKSFLDIYEIVPGFIVASIAIVVFSLFSSVRAGTKEAFETMLKEIESLRH; encoded by the coding sequence ATGGGACATGTTGTTTTAAGCACCCCTATTATTACGATGTTTGTCGTTTATTCGCTGTTAATGCTCTATATTGGTTTTTATTTTTACAAACAGAATGAAACGACTGAAGATTATTTCTTGGGCGATCGTTCCATGGGTCCTATCATTAGCGCTTTGAGCGCGGGGGCGAGCGACATGAGCGGGTGGCTTTTAATGGGATTGCCTGGAGCTTTATATGTGGGGGGTTTAATCAATTCACACATCGCCATAGGGTTGAGTTTGGGCGCGCTCATTAACTGGGTTTTTGTGGCTAAACGCTTACGCATTTATACGAGCGTGATCGCTAATTCTATCACCATTTCAGATTATTTTGAAACGCGCTTTAGCGATGATAAACACATCTTGCGCTTGATTTCAGCTTTTGTGATTTTGATCTTTTTTATTTTTTACATTTCTTCAGGGCTGGTGAGTGGGGCTAAACTCTTTGAAGCGACCTTTGGCATTCAATACACTTACGCTTTAAGCATTGGCACGCTGATTATTGTTTCTTACACCTTTTTAGGGGGGTATAAGGCGGTGTGCTGGACGGATTTGATTCAAGGGCTTTTGATGATGAGCGCTTTAATCGTGGTGCCGATCGTTATGATAATCCATCTTGGAGGGATTGGAGAGGGGATTAAGATCATTAGAGAAATCAAGCCTGAAAACCTTTCTTTCTTGCAAGGCTCTAGCATAGTCGCCATTATTTCAAGCCTTGCTTGGGGGTTAGGCTATTTTGGGCAACCTCATATTTTAGTGCGTTTCATGTCTATCCGCTCCATTAAAGATGTCCCTAAAGCGACCACTATTGGGATTTCTTGGATGGTTATTTCTTTGATTGGGGCATGCGTTATGGGGCTTTTAGGCGTTGCGTATGCGCATAAATTTGATTTGAGTTTAGAAGACCCTGAAAAGATTTTCATTGTGATGAGTCAATTGCTCTTTAACCCTTGGATCACAGGCATTTTATTGAGTGCGATTTTAGCGGCGGTGATGAGCACGGCCAGTTCGCAACTGCTTGTAAGCTCTTCTACCATTGCTGAAGACTTCTATGCGACGATTTTCAATAAAGACGCCCCGCAAAAACTAGTGATGGTTATTTCTAGGCTTTCGGTTTTAGGGGTGGCTTGCATCGCTTTTTTCATTTCAACGGATAGAAACGCCAGCATTCTCAGCATCGTAAGTTACGCATGGGCTGGCTTTGGCGCGAGCTTTGGCTCTGTGATTTTGTTTTCACTTTTTTGGTCAAGAATGACGCGCGTTGGCGCGATTGCTGGCATGCTCTCTGGGGCCAGCACGGTGATTTTATACGATAAATTTGGCAAAAGCTTTTTGGATATTTATGAAATCGTTCCGGGCTTTATTGTGGCGAGCATAGCCATTGTGGTGTTTAGTTTGTTTTCTAGCGTGCGAGCAGGCACTAAAGAGGCTTTTGAAACCATGCTTAAAGAAATTGAGAGCTTGAGGCATTAA
- the ureG gene encoding urease accessory protein UreG, whose protein sequence is MVKIGVCGPVGSGKTALIEALTRHMSKDYDMAVITNDIYTKEDAEFMCKNSVMPRERIIGVETGGCPHTAIREDASMNLEAVEEMHGRFPNLELLLIESGGDNLSATFNPELADFTIFVIDVAEGDKIPRKGGPGITRSDLLVINKIDLAPYVGADLKVMERDSKKMRGEKPFIFTNIRAKEGLDDVIAWIKHNALLED, encoded by the coding sequence ATGGTAAAAATTGGAGTTTGTGGTCCTGTAGGAAGCGGTAAAACCGCCTTGATTGAAGCTTTAACGCGCCACATGTCAAAGGATTATGACATGGCGGTCATCACTAATGATATTTACACGAAAGAAGACGCAGAGTTTATGTGTAAAAATTCGGTGATGCCACGAGAGAGGATCATTGGCGTAGAAACAGGAGGCTGTCCGCACACGGCTATTAGAGAAGACGCTTCTATGAATTTAGAAGCCGTAGAAGAAATGCATGGCCGTTTCCCTAATCTGGAATTGCTTTTGATTGAAAGCGGAGGCGATAACCTTTCAGCGACTTTCAACCCAGAGCTAGCGGACTTTACGATCTTTGTGATTGATGTGGCTGAGGGCGATAAAATTCCCCGAAAGGGCGGGCCAGGAATCACGCGCTCAGACTTGCTTGTCATCAATAAGATTGATTTAGCCCCCTATGTGGGAGCGGACTTGAAAGTCATGGAAAGGGATTCTAAAAAAATGCGTGGCGAAAAGCCCTTTATTTTTACGAATATCCGCGCTAAAGAAGGTTTAGACGATGTGATCGCTTGGATCAAGCACAACGCTTTATTGGAAGATTGA
- a CDS encoding M protein: MGFFFRKSSNDTQENSKDAQGREEALKKVQEENTKLKEANTELNRERNDLAREKDKLASQNTELTEKNKALSTERENLNNQLNASQKQVKELEQSQQVLENEKAELTNKITELSKEKDKLERKHAPYKKLEKLYEVFLEVKGCLNFNFVATTHSAMDLIAYVLSDSKYYLESLYDKASQELSDKKSDKGEKLAELFDLLFEYVKDKKFERLKEPSAYDSTCKSLYPEQNTSQKMQRVVLIGYTYDKKTPPYYTIVDIGS, translated from the coding sequence ATAGGCTTCTTTTTTAGAAAATCCTCTAACGACACCCAAGAAAACTCAAAAGACGCTCAAGGAAGAGAGGAAGCGCTTAAAAAAGTCCAAGAAGAAAACACCAAACTAAAAGAAGCAAACACCGAACTAAATAGAGAAAGAAATGATCTAGCTAGAGAAAAAGATAAGCTAGCTAGTCAAAATACCGAGCTGACTGAAAAAAATAAAGCTCTATCTACAGAAAGAGAAAATCTAAACAATCAGCTTAATGCATCACAAAAGCAAGTGAAAGAGTTAGAACAATCTCAGCAAGTTTTAGAAAATGAAAAAGCCGAGCTAACTAACAAGATCACCGAGTTATCAAAAGAAAAAGACAAGTTAGAGCGAAAACACGCTCCATACAAAAAGTTAGAAAAACTCTATGAAGTCTTTTTGGAAGTCAAAGGGTGCTTGAATTTTAATTTTGTAGCAACAACTCATAGCGCAATGGATTTGATCGCATACGTTCTTAGCGATAGTAAATACTATTTAGAAAGCCTTTATGACAAAGCGAGCCAAGAATTAAGCGATAAGAAGAGCGATAAAGGCGAAAAATTAGCTGAATTGTTTGATTTGCTTTTTGAATATGTTAAGGATAAGAAATTTGAGCGTTTGAAAGAGCCAAGCGCTTATGACTCTACATGCAAAAGCCTATACCCAGAGCAAAACACTTCTCAAAAGATGCAAAGAGTGGTCTTAATCGGTTATACATACGACAAAAAAACACCACCATATTATACTATCGTGGATATTGGATCATAA
- a CDS encoding bifunctional proline dehydrogenase/L-glutamate gamma-semialdehyde dehydrogenase produces MQKIIDDSLELAKKLQDSISNHLSDQEKAFHFKMQKLLNNPENKVMLIELMDRSFRCLDNKARFEMIEHVLDKYKSREIFSSFEKWLLMGFLSFGKMLPDMSVPFFVNKIRSDTKAMVLDQEESQLKERILKRKNEKIILNVNFIGEEVLGEEEANARFEKYSQALKSNYIQYISIKITTIFSQINILDFEYSKKEIVKRLDALYALALEEEKKQGMPKFINLDMEEFRDLELTVESFMESIAKFDLNAGIVLQAYIPDSYEYLKKLHAFSKERVLKGLKPIKIRFVKGANMESEETIASVKDWALPTFSNKQDTDSNYNKMLDFVLEGDNYKYIHIGAASHNIFEIAYVYTRIHALNDPVVLEHFSFEMLEGMSLQASQELKEMHKLILYAPVCDEAHFNNAIAYLVRRLDENTSSDNFMKAFFNLKVGTSEWKDQEQRFLNSLKGIATLDNATHRTQDRNAKQTGHTTYPNHSFKNESDTDFILKANREWAKKVREKIHNAPILELYPEIDGRFEDPNLTPLEVFDRIHHKKIASVHLADKEAILKALEVAKSDKSHFSQKSFTEIHALLSQTAQIFRERRGDLVGISALEVGKTFAETDAEVSEAIDFLEFYPYSLRVLQEQNQKTKFTPKGVGVVIAPWNFPVGISVGTIAAPLAAGNRVIYKPSSLSSVTGYKLCECFWDAGVPRDALIYLPSKGSDISEHLLKDESIQFAILTGGEDTAYKMLEANPTLALSAETGGKNATIVSKMADRDQAIKNVIHSAFSNSGQKCSATSLLVLEKEVYEDENFKKTLIDATLSLSVGDPFDFKNKIGALADKPNEKVIKAIDELKSYENYEIPASFVGDNPYLMKPSIKYGTKKGDFTHQTELFTPILSVMEAQDLDEAIEIVNSTGYGLTSALESLDEREWEYYLKRIEAGNIYINKPTTGAIVLRQPFGGIKKSAVGFGRKVGIFNYITQFVNIHQDEEDEHALKNPLSETLEGLIQKGYDEHTHELKRAIFMAKSYAYHYKHEFSQAKDYVKIRGEDNLFSYTKVKSVGYRITEKDTLSDMLGVALACLISQIPLTLSIENERANKDLPFFLECLKALRANTPIVYESLQKFSEKLNAFNRVRYLKSDLDLLHEQASRLGIVLATAKPCLNGRFELLYYHLERSVSISYHRYGNLGSRVLRQPTCHKSCCAEK; encoded by the coding sequence ATGCAAAAAATCATTGACGATTCACTAGAATTAGCTAAAAAACTGCAAGATAGTATCAGTAACCATTTGAGCGATCAAGAAAAAGCGTTCCATTTTAAAATGCAAAAGCTTTTAAACAACCCTGAAAACAAGGTCATGCTCATAGAGCTTATGGATCGGAGTTTTAGGTGCTTGGACAATAAAGCCCGCTTTGAAATGATTGAGCATGTTTTAGACAAATACAAAAGCCGTGAGATTTTTTCTTCGTTTGAAAAATGGCTTTTAATGGGGTTTTTAAGCTTTGGGAAAATGCTCCCTGATATGAGCGTGCCTTTCTTTGTCAATAAAATCAGAAGCGACACGAAAGCGATGGTCTTGGATCAAGAAGAAAGCCAATTAAAAGAGCGGATTTTAAAAAGAAAAAATGAAAAAATCATTTTGAATGTGAATTTTATTGGCGAAGAGGTTTTAGGCGAAGAAGAAGCTAATGCGCGTTTTGAAAAATACTCTCAAGCCCTAAAATCCAACTACATCCAATACATTTCCATTAAAATCACAACGATTTTTTCTCAAATCAATATCCTTGATTTTGAATACTCTAAAAAAGAGATTGTCAAACGCCTAGACGCTCTTTATGCCCTAGCTTTAGAAGAAGAAAAAAAGCAAGGCATGCCTAAATTTATTAATTTGGATATGGAGGAATTTAGGGATTTGGAGCTCACGGTGGAGTCTTTTATGGAATCCATCGCTAAATTTGATTTGAACGCTGGTATTGTGCTGCAAGCCTATATCCCTGATTCTTATGAATATTTGAAAAAACTGCACGCTTTTTCTAAAGAAAGGGTTTTAAAAGGGTTAAAGCCCATTAAAATCCGCTTTGTTAAGGGAGCGAACATGGAGAGCGAAGAGACTATCGCTTCCGTGAAAGACTGGGCGTTACCCACATTTTCCAACAAGCAAGACACCGATTCTAATTACAATAAAATGTTGGATTTTGTTTTAGAGGGCGATAATTATAAATACATTCATATCGGTGCAGCGAGCCATAATATTTTTGAAATCGCTTATGTCTATACGCGCATCCATGCCCTTAATGACCCTGTTGTGTTGGAGCATTTTAGCTTTGAAATGCTAGAGGGCATGAGCTTGCAAGCGAGCCAGGAACTAAAAGAGATGCACAAGCTCATTCTTTATGCGCCGGTGTGCGATGAAGCGCATTTTAACAATGCGATCGCTTACTTGGTGAGGAGGCTAGATGAAAACACCTCAAGCGATAATTTCATGAAAGCTTTCTTCAATCTCAAAGTAGGCACGAGCGAATGGAAAGACCAAGAGCAACGCTTTTTAAACAGCCTTAAAGGAATCGCCACTTTAGACAACGCCACCCACAGGACCCAAGACAGAAACGCCAAACAAACCGGCCACACCACCTACCCAAACCACTCCTTTAAAAACGAAAGCGATACCGATTTTATTTTAAAAGCCAACCGAGAATGGGCTAAAAAAGTGCGCGAGAAAATACATAACGCTCCTATTTTAGAGCTTTACCCAGAAATAGATGGGAGGTTTGAAGATCCTAATTTAACCCCTTTAGAAGTCTTTGATAGAATCCATCATAAAAAAATCGCCAGCGTGCATTTAGCGGATAAAGAAGCGATTTTAAAAGCCCTAGAAGTGGCTAAAAGCGATAAGAGTCATTTCAGTCAAAAAAGCTTCACAGAAATCCATGCTTTATTGAGTCAAACCGCCCAGATTTTTAGAGAAAGGAGAGGCGATTTAGTAGGGATTTCGGCTTTAGAAGTGGGTAAGACTTTCGCTGAAACGGACGCTGAAGTGAGCGAAGCCATTGATTTTTTAGAGTTTTACCCTTACAGCTTAAGGGTGTTACAAGAGCAAAACCAAAAAACGAAATTCACCCCTAAAGGCGTGGGCGTGGTCATCGCTCCATGGAATTTCCCTGTGGGTATTTCTGTAGGCACTATCGCTGCCCCCCTAGCCGCTGGCAATCGGGTGATTTACAAGCCCTCAAGCTTGTCTAGCGTAACGGGTTATAAGCTTTGTGAGTGCTTTTGGGATGCGGGCGTACCTAGAGATGCACTCATTTACTTGCCCTCTAAAGGGAGCGATATTAGCGAACACCTTTTAAAAGATGAAAGCATCCAGTTTGCCATTTTAACCGGGGGCGAAGACACCGCTTATAAAATGCTAGAAGCTAACCCCACTTTAGCCTTGAGCGCTGAAACGGGCGGTAAAAACGCCACCATTGTGAGCAAAATGGCAGACAGAGATCAAGCGATTAAGAATGTCATCCATTCAGCTTTTAGCAATTCAGGGCAAAAATGCTCCGCCACTTCGCTTTTAGTGTTGGAAAAAGAAGTCTATGAAGATGAGAATTTCAAAAAGACTTTGATAGATGCGACTCTAAGCCTTAGCGTGGGCGATCCTTTTGATTTCAAAAACAAAATCGGCGCTCTAGCGGACAAGCCTAATGAAAAAGTCATTAAAGCCATAGATGAATTGAAAAGCTATGAAAATTACGAAATCCCGGCAAGCTTTGTTGGTGATAACCCCTACTTAATGAAGCCAAGCATCAAATACGGCACTAAAAAAGGCGATTTCACGCACCAAACTGAGCTTTTTACGCCCATTTTATCCGTGATGGAAGCGCAAGATTTAGACGAAGCGATAGAGATAGTCAATTCTACCGGTTACGGGCTGACTAGCGCGTTAGAGTCTTTAGACGAAAGGGAGTGGGAATACTATTTAAAACGCATTGAAGCCGGTAATATCTATATCAACAAGCCCACCACAGGGGCGATCGTTTTGCGCCAGCCTTTTGGGGGGATTAAAAAATCCGCTGTGGGGTTTGGGAGGAAGGTAGGTATTTTCAACTACATCACGCAATTTGTGAATATCCACCAAGACGAAGAAGACGAACACGCCCTAAAAAACCCCTTAAGCGAAACTTTAGAGGGCTTGATTCAAAAAGGCTATGACGAACACACGCATGAGTTGAAGCGCGCGATTTTTATGGCAAAGAGCTACGCTTATCATTATAAACATGAATTCAGCCAAGCTAAAGACTATGTCAAAATCAGAGGCGAAGACAACCTCTTTTCCTACACTAAGGTTAAAAGCGTGGGCTATCGCATCACCGAAAAGGACACCTTAAGCGACATGTTGGGCGTGGCTTTAGCGTGTTTAATCTCTCAAATCCCTTTAACGCTCAGCATAGAAAACGAACGAGCGAACAAAGATTTACCATTTTTCTTAGAATGCTTAAAAGCGCTCCGAGCAAACACCCCCATTGTTTATGAAAGCTTGCAAAAATTTAGCGAGAAATTGAACGCTTTCAATCGTGTCCGTTATTTAAAAAGCGATTTGGATTTATTGCATGAACAAGCGAGCAGATTAGGGATTGTTTTAGCCACGGCTAAACCATGCTTAAACGGGCGTTTTGAATTGCTGTATTACCACTTAGAGCGATCGGTTAGCATCTCTTATCATCGTTACGGGAATTTAGGCTCAAGGGTTTTAAGGCAACCAACTTGCCACAAATCATGTTGTGCTGAAAAATAA
- a CDS encoding urease accessory protein UreF produces the protein MDKGKSVKSTKKGVGMPPKTPKTDNNAHVDNEFLILQVNDAVFPIGSYTHSFGLETYIQQKKVTNKESALEYLKANLSSQFLYTEMLSLKLTYESALQQDLEKILGIEEIIMLSTSPMELRLANQKLGNRFIKTLQAMNELDMGTFFNAYTQKTKDPTHATSYGVFAASLNMELKKALRHYLYAQTSNMVINCVKSVPLSQNDGQKILLSLQSPFNQLIEKTLELDESHLCAASVQNDIKAMQHESLYSRLYMS, from the coding sequence ATGGATAAAGGAAAGAGCGTGAAAAGCACTAAAAAAGGCGTGGGTATGCCCCCAAAAACCCCAAAGACAGACAACAATGCTCATGTGGATAATGAATTTCTGATCTTGCAAGTCAATGATGCGGTGTTCCCTATTGGATCTTACACGCATTCTTTTGGGCTAGAAACTTACATCCAGCAAAAAAAAGTTACCAATAAAGAAAGCGCTTTAGAATATCTAAAAGCCAATCTTTCTAGCCAGTTCCTTTACACGGAAATGCTGAGTTTGAAACTCACCTATGAAAGCGCCCTCCAACAGGATTTAGAAAAAATCTTAGGGATTGAAGAAATCATCATGCTATCCACAAGCCCCATGGAATTACGATTAGCCAATCAAAAGCTAGGCAATCGTTTCATTAAAACCTTACAAGCCATGAACGAATTAGACATGGGCACATTTTTTAACGCTTACACTCAAAAAACCAAAGATCCAACCCATGCCACTAGCTATGGCGTTTTTGCAGCGAGTTTGAATATGGAGTTGAAAAAGGCTTTAAGGCATTATCTTTATGCGCAAACTTCTAACATGGTGATCAACTGCGTTAAAAGCGTCCCCTTATCCCAAAACGATGGGCAAAAAATCTTGTTGAGCTTGCAAAGCCCTTTTAACCAGCTCATAGAAAAAACCCTAGAACTAGACGAAAGCCACTTGTGCGCGGCAAGCGTTCAAAACGACATTAAGGCGATGCAGCATGAGAGTTTATACTCGCGCCTTTATATGTCTTGA
- a CDS encoding site-specific DNA-methyltransferase, producing MQNLLIQAENSIALLFLLNDKNLKGKIDLIYIDPPFATNNHFTITNGRATTISNSKKGDIAYSDKVVGMNFIEFLKQRLVLLKELLSEQGSIYVHTDYKIGHYVKVMLDEIFGIQNFRNEITRIKCNPKNFKRMGYGNIKDMILFYSKGKNPIFNEPKIPYTPQDLEKRFPKIDKDKRRYTTVPIHAPGEVESGECSKAFKGMLPPKGRHWRTDIATLERWDKEGLIEYSNNNNPRKKIYALEQAGKRVQDIWEFKDPQYPSYPTEKNAQLLDLIIKTSSNKDSIVLDCFCGSGTTLKSAFLLQRKFIGIDNSSLAIKACKNKLETITKDLFVSQNFYDFLVF from the coding sequence ATGCAAAACTTATTGATACAAGCAGAAAATTCAATCGCTCTACTTTTTTTGTTAAATGACAAAAACCTAAAAGGAAAAATAGATTTGATATATATTGACCCTCCATTTGCTACAAACAATCATTTTACTATCACAAATGGTAGAGCAACCACAATTAGCAATTCTAAGAAAGGCGATATTGCTTATAGCGACAAAGTAGTGGGTATGAATTTTATAGAATTTTTAAAGCAGCGCCTAGTATTGCTTAAAGAATTGCTTTCAGAACAAGGCTCTATCTATGTGCATACAGATTATAAGATAGGACATTATGTTAAGGTAATGTTAGATGAAATATTTGGCATACAAAATTTTAGAAATGAAATCACACGCATAAAGTGCAATCCTAAAAATTTTAAAAGGATGGGCTATGGCAATATAAAAGATATGATTTTATTTTATTCTAAAGGAAAAAATCCCATTTTTAACGAGCCTAAGATCCCTTATACGCCACAAGATTTAGAAAAACGATTCCCTAAAATTGACAAGGATAAAAGGCGTTACACTACCGTTCCAATACATGCTCCAGGAGAAGTAGAAAGTGGCGAATGCTCTAAAGCATTTAAAGGCATGCTACCTCCAAAAGGGCGGCATTGGCGTACTGATATTGCCACACTTGAGCGTTGGGATAAAGAAGGTTTGATTGAGTATTCTAACAATAATAACCCTAGAAAAAAAATTTATGCCTTAGAACAAGCTGGCAAAAGAGTCCAAGACATCTGGGAATTTAAAGACCCACAATATCCAAGCTACCCTACAGAAAAAAACGCTCAATTATTAGACTTAATCATTAAAACCTCTTCTAATAAAGATAGTATTGTTTTAGATTGTTTTTGTGGTTCTGGAACAACCTTAAAATCTGCATTTTTATTGCAACGAAAATTTATAGGCATTGATAATTCCAGTTTAGCTATCAAAGCTTGCAAAAACAAGCTTGAAACAATAACAAAAGACTTGTTTGTTTCTCAAAATTTTTATGATTTCCTTGTTTTTTAA
- a CDS encoding SMI1/KNR4 family protein: protein MDRISTETELNWEFVEPLNKNALNGLEERLKIGFSDAFKDFIKRSNYGFSQLRYFMVGNESYMFKHVLNFNLEGKGLFIDFMQSLKEWLEPEEIVFANDGYGGYYLWNTTTDVVLFLDTDNGSKKALLNLNMFLKKLESRG, encoded by the coding sequence ATGGACAGAATTTCTACAGAAACAGAATTGAATTGGGAATTTGTAGAGCCGCTCAATAAAAATGCGTTGAACGGGTTAGAAGAGCGGTTGAAAATAGGCTTTAGCGATGCATTTAAGGACTTCATCAAACGATCAAATTATGGTTTTAGCCAATTGCGTTATTTCATGGTGGGCAATGAGTCTTACATGTTCAAACATGTTTTGAATTTCAACTTAGAGGGCAAGGGTTTGTTCATTGATTTCATGCAGAGCTTAAAAGAATGGTTAGAGCCTGAAGAAATCGTTTTTGCTAATGACGGGTATGGGGGGTATTATCTTTGGAATACCACCACTGATGTGGTGCTGTTTTTAGACACCGATAATGGCTCAAAAAAAGCGCTATTAAATCTTAATATGTTTTTAAAAAAACTGGAATCAAGGGGTTAA